A genomic segment from Diceros bicornis minor isolate mBicDic1 chromosome 5, mDicBic1.mat.cur, whole genome shotgun sequence encodes:
- the KBTBD13 gene encoding kelch repeat and BTB domain-containing protein 13, with the protein MPRGPEVPVQVWVDSQLFQADQALLVEHCGFFRGLFRSGMREARAAEVRLGALSAGGFRTTLQVLRGERPALEAEEELLQAVECAAFLQAPALARFLEHSLTSDNCALLCDAAAAFGLADVFHSAAVFIRDGARELAADLALPEARAYVAALRPSSYVALSAHTPAPGFLEDASRTMCYLDEEEDAWRTLATLPLEASTLLAGVATLGNRLYIVGGVRGANKEVVELGFCYDPEGGTWREFPSPHQPRYDMALVGFDGRLYAIGGEFQRTPMSSVERYDPAAECWSFVADLPQPAAGVPCAQARGRLFVCLWRPADTTAVVEYTVRADTWLPVAELRRPQSYGHCMVAHRDSLYVVRNGPSDDFLHCAIDCLNLATGQWTALPGQFVNSKGALFTAVVRGDIVYTVNRVFTLLYAIEGGTWRLLREKAGFPRPGSLQTFLLRLPPGASGPVASTTPEL; encoded by the coding sequence ATGCCGCGGGGCCCGGAGGTCCCGGTGCAGGTGTGGGTGGACAGCCAGCTCTTCCAAGCCGACCAGGCCCTGCTGGTGGAGCACTGCGGCTTCTTCCGCGGCCTCTTCCGCTCCGGCATGCGCGAGGCGCGCGCGGCTGAGGTCCGCCTGGGCGCGCTGAGCGCCGGCGGCTTCCGCACCACGCTGCAGGTGCTGCGCGGCGAGCGGCCGGCGCTGGAGGCGGAAGAAGAGCTGCTGCAGGCCGTGGAGTGCGCTGCCTTCCTGCAGGCGCCAGCGCTGGCGCGCTTTTTGGAGCACAGCCTCACGTCGGACAACTGCGCGTTGCTGTGCGACGCGGCCGCCGCCTTCGGGCTGGCCGACGTGTTCCACAGCGCCGCGGTCTTCATCCGCGACGGCGCGCGCGAGCTGGCGGCCGATCTGGCGCTGCCCGAGGCCCGCGCATACGTGGCGGCGCTGCGGCCCAGCAGCTACGTGGCCCTGAGCGCGCACACGCCCGCGCCCGGCTTTCTGGAGGATGCGTCGCGCACGATGTGCTACCTAGACGAGGAGGAGGACGCTTGGCGCACGCTGGCCACGCTGCCCCTGGAGGCCAGCACGCTGCTGGCAGGCGTGGCCACACTGGGCAACAGGCTGTACATCGTGGGGGGCGTGCGGGGCGCCAACAAGGAGGTCGTGGAGCTGGGCTTCTGCTACGACCCCGAGGGTGGCACGTGGCGCGAGTTCCCCAGCCCGCACCAGCCGCGCTACGACATGGCGCTGGTCGGCTTCGACGGCCGCCTCTACGCCATTGGCGGCGAGTTCCAGAGGACGCCCATGAGCTCCGTGGAGCGCTACGACCCGGCTGCGGAGTGCTGGAGCTTCGTGGCCGACCTGCCGCAGCCGGCTGCAGGCGTGCCCTGCGCCCAGGCTCGCGGCCGCCTCTTCGTGTGTCTCTGGCGCCCGGCCGACACGACGGCCGTGGTGGAGTACACAGTGCGAGCCGACACGTGGCTGCCGGTGGCCGAGCTGCGGCGCCCGCAGAGCTACGGCCACTGCATGGTGGCCCACCGCGACAGTCTCTACGTGGTGCGCAATGGACCTTCCGATGACTTCCTACACTGTGCCATCGACTGCCTCAACCTGGCCACGGGCCAGTGGACGGCGCTGCCGGGCCAGTTCGTCAACAGCAAGGGAGCGCTCTTCACGGCGGTGGTGCGCGGCGACATCGTCTATACCGTCAACCGCGTGTTCACGCTGCTCTATGCCATCGAGGGCGGCACCTGGCGGCTGCTCAGGGAGAAGGCCGGCTTCCCACGGCCGGGGTCCTTGCAGACCTTTCTCCTGAGACTGCCTCCTGGCGCCTCAGGGCCTGTGGCCTCCACGACGCCGGAACTGTGA